A single region of the Streptomyces caelestis genome encodes:
- a CDS encoding DJ-1/PfpI family protein, which translates to MQIAIVLYDGFTALDAIGPYETLGRLPDAETVFVAEETGPVRNDSRNLAFLAERTLADLPNPDIIVVPGGPGPLPLAADGPLLTWLRTADATSTWTTSVCTGSLLLAAAGLLRGRRATSHWLALEELKRHGAEPTGERVVTDGKYVTAAGVSSGIDMGLTLLGRIAGDDHAQIIQLGTEYDPQPPYDAGSPEKAPAHIVELLRSHAGFILS; encoded by the coding sequence ATGCAGATCGCCATCGTCCTCTACGACGGCTTCACCGCCCTCGACGCCATCGGCCCCTACGAAACCCTCGGCCGGCTCCCGGACGCGGAGACCGTCTTCGTCGCCGAGGAGACCGGCCCCGTACGGAACGACTCCCGGAACCTCGCGTTCCTCGCCGAACGGACCCTGGCCGACTTACCGAACCCCGACATCATCGTGGTCCCCGGCGGCCCGGGCCCGCTCCCCTTAGCGGCGGACGGACCCCTGCTCACCTGGCTGCGTACCGCCGACGCCACCAGCACCTGGACGACGTCCGTGTGCACCGGCTCCCTGCTGCTCGCCGCCGCCGGACTCCTCCGGGGGCGCCGCGCGACCTCCCACTGGCTGGCCCTGGAGGAGCTGAAGCGCCACGGCGCCGAGCCCACGGGGGAGCGGGTCGTCACCGACGGCAAGTACGTCACCGCCGCCGGCGTCTCCTCCGGCATCGACATGGGCCTGACCCTGCTCGGCCGGATCGCCGGCGACGACCACGCGCAGATCATCCAGCTCGGCACCGAGTACGACCCGCAGCCGCCCTACGACGCCGGATCACCCGAGAAGGCCCCCGCGCACATCGTCGAACTGCTCCGGTCGCACGCCGGCTTCATTCTGTCGTAG